The Raphanus sativus cultivar WK10039 chromosome 6, ASM80110v3, whole genome shotgun sequence sequence TCCAAGCGGAGAAGATCAGCTCGTATTTCGAAAGATGAGGATAATGAGGCAGAGAGGAGTTCGGATCCTGCTTTTGATACTCCAGTCAAATCTAAGGCGCCTTCAAAGAATGTGTCGCCTATATGCATGGGAGATGAGTATCATAGACTTACGTGCAAGGATTCTCGTAGTACATCAAACACTACTACAAGGGAAATTCGTAGCTTGACATTACCACTAGTTGAACCTATTTCTGAGACGAAGCGTAcaagaaagataagagatttagGTAGTATACGTGTCTTGTTCAGCCAGCATCTTGATGAAGATGTGACCAAGCATCAGAAGAAGGTCTTACTTTTTTCCTCTCTCTCAGTTTTATATAAAACGTATAAAGCAAACTTCTAACAATCTGTTATTTGCTTAACAGATTTTGGCTAAGTTTGATATCTCGGAAGCATCTTCGATGCTGGAGGCAACACACTTTGTAGCGGATAACTTTATGCGAACAAGGAACATGCTTGAGGCAATCGCTTCAGGGAAGCCAGTGGTGACAACACAATGGCTTGAAAGCATTGATCAAGTCAACATATATGTTGACGAGGATCTTTACATTCTCAGAGACTcaaagaaggagaaggagtTCGGTTTCAACATGGGGGTTTCTTTGTCTCGTGCCCGGCAGAACCCACTACTAAAGGTACTAACTACACAACCTTTTGGTTTTAAGTCCTATAGTCTTCTAGCTggtttgttttccctttttgaTTCGTTATCTTTACACTACTTCAGGGGAGAAGAGTCTTTATCACTCCAAATACAAAGCCTGGTTTAAACACAATCACGACTTTGGTTAAGGCAGTTCATGGACAGGTACTGATTCTTAGCCTTTTCTTACACTTCCATGTGGATGAAAGCTAAACTGATTCGTACTGAAAACAAATTGCAGCCTGTGGAAAGACTCGGAAGATCTGTCCTAAGCGAAGATAAGGTCCCAGAGAATCTTCTAGTCTTATCATGTGAAGAGGATCGAGATATCAGCATACCATTTCTAGAAAGAGGTGACTTTACACAATTTGATCTATATCAGTCTTGGTTATTTAATGTAGTAGATTTCACAGGAAATtcactgtttttttctttcttttaattctCTTTAGGGGCTGAGGTCTATAGCTCTGAGTTACTGCTGAACGGGATAGTTACTCAAAAGCTAGAGTATGAGAGGTTGGTATTGTTATTCTTCTTATATTTTTCATGCAAAGCTTGTCTTTGTCTCAGACAGACTCTCATGCATGTCGTCTCCATCTGCATCTTTGTGTTGTGTTAGGTACCGTCTCTTCACAGATCATGTTAGGAGAACGCGTTCGACAATATGGATCAGAGACGGCAAAGGAGAGTACCAACGCCGTAGAGTGTAAAGGAGGATATGTGATCAAACTACTCCTTTTATGAAAGCTCCGTTTTATAGATTCAGTTCAATAGATTGATTAGAAAGTGTTTGTATATGTAATATGTTTGTAACACTATCTCAGACCCTTGTTTTCAGCTAATGTTCgttctttaaaaaatagttataataGCCTGCATATGGCTAACATACAAAAGAAGTTCCATAGTTCAATAATATCATCAACAGTAAATTCCACAAATCTGTCGAAGCGCTCCATAGATTTATCTGAGGGAGAAGACGATATTCGATTGAGGTGGCTAAAATAACCTAAGGTTACATATCCTCGATATATTAATCCTAATACTTTATTAATCGAGGATTTTTTAAACAGATGTCACtcaattttgtattaattaaattttagatttgcTAAGGTGTCAATTCTTTAAGTGTTTTTACTGCTAATGTGATACATTAGAAAGAGTTTAGCCAGACCTTagtctaaaattatttatctcTAGCAAAATGCATACGGACTCAATTAAATAAGAGTGCTCAAAATTGAACACATACCAACGAAGGTTTAGCAAAACATACGTAGGCCACAATGAGTAAAGTTAATCTTTTACAGTTTTTCAGCATAatgcatagaaaaaaaaattatatgttctaGGTTCTAAGAGTTTTAAGCAAATTAAAGAACGACTTAGCAGGCGAATGATTTGCTGTATAGTAACATTATGCATTGTGTAAAATCagtctatttttttataaaaccgaGTAGTAAACGATAAACCTTTTATGATATCGAAGCAGTGGATCACTGATTGTATAATATTTGGGTAGTAAACGATGAAATATATTTCATAACAATATCagtagaaaatataattaatatacgGTTTATACATTGATGATGTTGGTTAATAGGCATCTAAATTTCAATTTAACTGAACCATAATCaatcaaataattttcttatgTATCATATTCTCCATGATTTAGGCAATCttgtttatttatcatattttaatgatttttcttaagaatcattaatttaaaataataatattatttaaattttataaaataattagaaataaaaattatgataaaattCCAAGTATTTTGCTTCATAATTGTAGGtaactttatttatttgtcatttcttatgattttaactgataagtaattaatttataatattatttaatttttaaaataagtaaaacaaAGGATTATGATagaattctaaatattttacttcaTAATTTaggtaatatatttttatgatattttatgatttaactCATGAATCATCAATTTAAGTTAATACAACtatttgagttttataaaataagtataaataagaattatataaaattctaaatatttttgctCGACCCAATCTTTAGAGTCATGTTTATTATAGGATATGTAGTGTAGTATGCATCAATTAATTTTTAAGATCTTTTAATTAGTGAAACATTATAATACGTAAATACTTTATAATATTCATAATTTAACTATTATTAATCAAAACTTGAAGattttcataattgtcaaacaAAAAATGCCAATaactaaattcaaaatatttaaataaatagaaataagaGTTATTAGAATgtaattctaaatatatattaatcaaaattcttttatgtattatattatattaaatattctacTTGAGAcagtttttaaaatagtattttatagaATATGTGACTTAATGTTTTAATgtgtgttagtttattttttggagaatttttaaaaataccactttgaaggtaccattattcatctttaccaccactataaatacattttaaaaaatactttatttattaaaagattaAACACTCTTATATccttgtttttatatgtttttcaaaattctagtCTCAAACTCTAATTACTAAACcctcaattctaaaccctaaactctaaatcctcaactctaaaccctaaaccctaaattatataccctaaaccctaagccCTAAAACATCAACCATAAATCCCAAATTcccaactctaaaccctaaactatataccataaaccctaaaacatcaaatctaaattctaaatcctaaacattcaagtctaaacccttcattaaaattAGTGGTAAAAATGGtaagtgtaaacatgaaaagtggtactatgaaaattgtatttttggcaatttcctTGTTTTAAATAGCTAATTTAactttatattaaattgatattatatatgattGCAGATTACATGATttaggaaaatataaatatgtagttATAAAATAACGAATTATCTACATCCCAAAGTGTGtttatattttctgaatttataGATAAGTATTGACTAGAACCCTaacttaataattaatatttagtaaattcCAAAATAAATTCATATTATACATCTAAGTAATGTAACAAATTCTTTTCAAAACTTAATATTTACTGAATTTCACATAAATATTGGAGACAACTCATATATGATGgattttcttctcttttactttttcataattatgtaataaaattttatactaGCTGATTAAAAGTTCAATATagttttttgtcaacaaatttaatattttgaaattattataaatttcaaatatatacaaagtttACTTATcccaaataatatttaattgatATCATCCCGCAATATCGTAGAAAGTCATCTAGTTTAGAATTAATTGACGAAACAACAAACAATACAATTTTTCCATATGCGtatataaatttagaaattacaatattttattaactaatatcaaatatttgaataaaattatattattattatatttaaggCAGTTTATTTTAGTATTGATATATTATCTTAATGTGAATTACAAGAAATAGTTCAAAACAGTTAATATTAAGGagattattaaattattaaatcttaattatagatttttaattttttgtattgTATGTACAATCAGTTTGAGATTAATAAGATGAAATGTCTGAAGTTTGAAGAAGTTCGCAATCATACAGCAAGAAAAGTCACAAATGTTGTCATGTTaacaaaggaaaagaaaacTTACTCCGACAGTCCAAGAGAATGAAACTCTACATATgttgtggggggggggggggtttgggctgaaaaatactaaaatacatAGCCCACCACTCGCATATGTTCATtcactattttctttttgttttgctgCAAATTAATTTGGATTCTTGGAAGCCAGTGTACGGTAAAGAATCCAGTTCCGACAACGATCAACTTGATTTGTCACATCGGTTTTGACTCCACTTGATTAGCAGAAAAAGTAACAGCACCAAAAAGTAGTTTAATAACAAGTCTGTATAGCAGTATAGGCATGTAAATATCGGGAaaaggtaatataattattctatttttacaatatttaggtttacattttatttagtCTTATATCCGAAATTATCAAGCCTAATTATGGATATATAAAACACTATTTATAATCAGAGGTGTGCTTCATGTACAATCGAAAATGAATTTGGAAGCTTTTGTACGGTAAAGAATCCAGTTCCGATTACGATCAACTTGATTTGTCACATCGGCTTTGACTCCACTTGATTAGTAGAAAAAAGTAACAGCATCAACAAGTAGTTTAATAACAAGTCTGTGTAGCAGTATAAGCATGTAAATATCGGAAAAAGGTAACagaaattattctatttttacaatatttagGTTTATATTTGATTTAGCCTTATATCCGAAATTAACAAAGCctaattatgaatatataaacACTATTTATAATCAGAGGCTGCTTCATGTATAATCGAAAATGCTTTTGTCTTAGGCCCCGAAATATATAGGGATTTTAGGCTCctaaatttccaaaaatatgttGTATAGAAAGTTCAAATTATGGCCCCCATAATGCTTTTAGTTAACACTATTTAATATCATCCATAGTTCAAATTCCCCAAGTTTCAATGCTTTTACAgaaaagttttattatatagaaaGGTGATGTGATGATGAGTCCACTCAAAATCCGAGTTCCATAGCTGGGATCACTCCACCAGAGGCTACAATCTGTTGCTCAAGCTGTGTAGATTCGATAATAACaaccaaaatgaaataaataagtttcaaatatgGCAAAAATTGATAGAATTATAGTGGTATAGTACATAGTCCTCACCTTGAACAGAGTCTCTAGCCTGTTCTTCACAAGATAGTATTCTTGCTTTACTTGTTGCAAACATCTATGACATCTAAAattttcatcaatttttttcttaattagatattaaaatcaaacagacaaaaaaagaatggaacatattCGATCAAACTTACCCTTCCACGTTTTGTTGCTCGCAGAAGGTGCGGAAGACGACACAAGCATTCTTAACTCTTTGTGCTCCTATACTGTTTCGTGACAACATCACACAGTCAAAAGCTTAATGTACACATTTCAGGGTCTCAAAATGCATATATACATTTGCATGGAAGAGCCAAATATTGttgatattttctgatttttaccTGGAGCTGCTACCTTTGAGTTGATGAACATGAGGATCAACCTTTTTGAAGTCTACAACTTGTTGATCTCTGCAAAAGAAATAAGAGTGAGAACACAAGACAgaaagagaagaggaagattagagagagagtgtgtaaTGAGTTTAATTACAGGGAAAGTGAGAGATCATTGAGGATCCTGTCAGAATCTTGGAAAAAGAGAGTGACAACTTGTGAAACAAAATCTGGATTGCTTTCATCCTGTAGTTGTTGCAGCTGCAAGAACTGGCTGTCCAGAACCCCCttttatacaaaaacaaaagacttTCCATAATTAGAGAAACTACAAATTTACCTAATCAAACGGCTACACTCATGCTTGCCAGAGAAAAATGCAAAAGCTTTCTTTAGTTTCAGGACAGCGaattaattctaaattttaacCATAGACTCCAGTTTTTGTATAATTCCTAAAACACTTTCTTCAACCTTCAAATTCTATTTCCaacaacacatgggtataacaGAAACTCACTTCCAAGAAGAGTGATTTAGTGTAATCTTGCAAACTTTTCTGCATCTGAACCAACTCCatcttgttttatatttttttttgttctctgtttctctctgcCAATAATGGAGGATGAAATTGTGTACCAAATCCTCAGTACTTAAAAGATGAGAACAAAATCCTCCGTATCAAAACCCccatttattatatattttttaaggaaaattgtattttattgtTACAGTTTGAGTTTTGATGTGGGAGAAGAATCCACAgaataaatcaactttaaaaatGGAAGTTGGTCGAGCTGTCAACTGTCTAACCATCCAAGCCtctttttatcttattttccGTTTCTCCTCGTTCTCTTTTTCGCAGATGTGATAAAGACATAAGATGCATTGATacttctctttgtctttttcttattagttaaaaatactTTATCTCTATCGAATTTATAATTGCTGTACACCTGATGAACGTATATATTATGTGCACTGCCTGCATTCAATGTATCTTCAAATAGCATCTCTTTGGgcgaatttttatatattaatttgattgATCCTGGTTGATCTTGTCCGGCTAgtgtttgtttattataataaaacattGATTGGTTAGTTTTATTACAGTCCGTTTCGAAAATGCTGGGCTAATCATCACAAAATCGTAACGTAATGAGTTTATCAAGTGCATTGTGACTTCGAACTCCATATATAGGGCCTAACATTTTGTAACGTTGTCGACAGCCCAAGAAAATACAATTACTAATTTCTAGAGACTATCTAAACCGAAATTATGTGGTGGAGAACTAACTAAAAtgcaatttattttttgtatccCCTTCAACATATAGATAACAGAAGGCCATTTCAAACTTTGTCTAAAAAGATAGAAAGCAATCAAGCATTGTTGATAAAGCTCTCTTTTATGCAAAACACACAAAGTATTGTTATCgttattttgagttttgaaccCCATACacataattattaaatatttcaaccaaaaacacacataattattaaatagaaattaaTCACTGGTTACAATTCGATTATTTAATTTAGCAAAAATTCCTCTGTCTAGATTTCATCCAACCTTCTCTAGTTTAACCTTTTTACGTTTCAGCAATGTCTGTTTTGTATGTAGGGACAAGAGAAGTTCAAGTTAAAGCAATAGATATAGGGTTATAAGTGGAGTTAACTTTTCCTAACTAGCAGATAACCAAGCCAGTTTGGTCTACAGCCTTATCAACAGCCACATAAGCAGACCAACCCGGAAATCAACACGAGCTATTTTTGTTTGCAAGATTCATgtatttctatttctatttctatttcGAAACCAACTTAGGGTAAGTGCAATGGCTCATAATCTGTATATGCTTTATGTGagacttttaatttattttgctcTATCTTAACTCTTAAGCACACCATTCTCATCTTTTTAACCACTACATTTTCATTTGTCACGTTTCTGTGTTTTTTCGTCACTCTAAATACTTTCACCAATCACCACCATACATACACACCATTCTTATCTATTTTCCCATGCATAGTAAGTGT is a genomic window containing:
- the LOC108829379 gene encoding histidine-containing phosphotransfer protein 1 translates to MELVQMQKSLQDYTKSLFLEGVLDSQFLQLQQLQDESNPDFVSQVVTLFFQDSDRILNDLSLSLDQQVVDFKKVDPHVHQLKGSSSSIGAQRVKNACVVFRTFCEQQNVEGCHRCLQQVKQEYYLVKNRLETLFKLEQQIVASGGVIPAMELGF